A window of Longimicrobium sp. contains these coding sequences:
- a CDS encoding thioredoxin domain-containing protein has product MPRTPPGETPRGRGAPKPPRRSSLTPFYVILGLVLLAGIGFLAMQMRPKRGAAATQPVAVTLTPEQLQRVPGVSIGRADAPITIFEFADFQCPHCGEWAQFIEPLIKENLVATGKARYVFYDFPLGGAFVYGFLAARAGRCANEQGKFWEYHDILFANQQEWSYVQGPDAALEKFLGYAERIGGLNAGQFEQCLRSDKYQKEVSESRQLGESLGVQGTPSVYVNGQKLQQLPERYSQFEAEVRRIAPGAFAGTPAPAPAATGAAGGGVSGTSAAPAPAPTPP; this is encoded by the coding sequence GTGCCCCGTACTCCCCCGGGAGAGACGCCGCGCGGGCGGGGAGCGCCGAAGCCGCCGCGGCGGTCGTCGCTCACCCCCTTCTACGTGATCCTCGGCCTGGTGCTGCTGGCCGGCATCGGCTTCCTGGCCATGCAGATGCGGCCCAAGCGCGGCGCCGCCGCCACCCAGCCCGTGGCGGTCACGCTCACCCCCGAGCAGCTCCAGCGCGTCCCCGGCGTCTCCATCGGCCGCGCCGACGCGCCGATCACCATCTTCGAGTTCGCCGACTTCCAGTGCCCGCACTGCGGCGAGTGGGCGCAGTTCATCGAGCCGCTGATCAAGGAGAACCTGGTGGCGACGGGGAAGGCGCGGTACGTGTTCTACGACTTCCCCCTGGGCGGCGCCTTCGTGTACGGCTTCCTGGCCGCGCGCGCGGGGCGCTGCGCCAACGAGCAGGGGAAGTTCTGGGAGTACCACGACATCCTCTTCGCCAACCAGCAGGAGTGGAGCTACGTCCAGGGCCCCGACGCCGCCCTGGAGAAGTTCCTGGGCTACGCGGAGCGGATCGGCGGGCTGAACGCGGGCCAGTTCGAGCAGTGCCTGCGCTCCGACAAGTACCAGAAGGAGGTCTCCGAGAGCCGCCAGCTGGGCGAGTCGCTGGGGGTGCAGGGGACGCCGTCGGTCTACGTGAACGGGCAGAAGCTGCAGCAGCTCCCCGAGCGCTACAGCCAGTTCGAGGCCGAGGTGCGCCGCATCGCGCCCGGGGCCTTCGCGGGGACGCCCGCGCCCGCCCCGGCCGCCACCGGCGCGGCGGGCGGCGGCGTGAGCGGCACCTCGGCGGCCCCGGCGCCCGCGCCCACGCCGCCGTGA
- a CDS encoding vitamin K epoxide reductase family protein produces MSAAQDVAAGARAPAREEEEAAPAPPVSRMAIAVLALVGLFVAGYLSLYKLGVIGEITCQIGSCDRVQASPWAVFLGVPVPYLGLAGYVGILTVSLLGIQPRFAGERWVALALFGMAAVGVAFSAYLTWLEAFRIHAWCQWCVVSAILMTLIFLLSIPGLRRAR; encoded by the coding sequence GTGAGCGCGGCGCAGGACGTGGCGGCCGGGGCGCGCGCCCCGGCGCGCGAGGAGGAAGAGGCGGCCCCGGCGCCGCCGGTGAGCCGCATGGCCATCGCCGTGCTGGCGCTGGTGGGGCTCTTCGTGGCCGGCTACCTGTCGCTGTACAAGCTGGGCGTCATCGGCGAGATCACCTGCCAGATCGGCTCGTGCGACCGGGTGCAGGCCTCTCCCTGGGCGGTGTTCCTGGGCGTCCCCGTCCCCTACCTGGGGCTGGCCGGCTACGTCGGCATCCTGACGGTGTCGCTCCTGGGGATCCAGCCGCGCTTCGCGGGGGAGCGCTGGGTGGCGCTGGCGCTGTTCGGGATGGCCGCGGTGGGGGTGGCGTTCTCGGCGTACCTGACGTGGCTGGAGGCGTTCCGCATCCACGCCTGGTGCCAGTGGTGCGTGGTGTCGGCCATCCTGATGACCCTGATCTTCCTGCTCTCCATTCCCGGGCTCAGGCGGGCCCGGTGA
- a CDS encoding SDR family oxidoreductase gives MAKRDGKPKGAALVTGASGGIGEELAKLFAADGHDLVLVSRGRERLERVGQALEQAHGVAYTVVTADLADPAAPEHVFQAVRAAGIEVEALVNNAGFGLSGPFVETDGEAPTDLGRELEMIRVNVAAPTHLAKLFLPAMVERGRGRVLNVASTAAFQPGPTMAVYYATKAYLLSFSEALSVELRGTGVTVTALCPGPTLTGFQEVADVGASRLFHTPFVMSAAEVARVGYRAMRRGKPMVVAGPMNKLLAQGTRLVPRTMAARLAKMAQARM, from the coding sequence ATGGCGAAGCGGGACGGGAAGCCGAAGGGCGCGGCGCTGGTCACGGGGGCGTCGGGCGGGATCGGCGAGGAGCTGGCGAAGCTGTTCGCGGCCGACGGGCACGACCTGGTGCTGGTGTCGCGCGGCCGGGAGCGGCTGGAGCGCGTGGGCCAGGCGCTCGAGCAGGCGCACGGCGTGGCGTACACGGTGGTCACCGCGGACCTGGCGGACCCGGCGGCGCCGGAGCACGTCTTCCAGGCGGTGCGCGCGGCCGGGATCGAGGTGGAGGCGCTGGTGAACAACGCCGGCTTCGGCCTCTCCGGCCCGTTCGTGGAGACGGACGGCGAGGCGCCGACGGACCTCGGGCGCGAGCTGGAGATGATCCGGGTGAACGTGGCGGCGCCCACCCACCTGGCCAAGCTCTTCCTCCCGGCGATGGTGGAGCGCGGGCGCGGGCGGGTGCTGAACGTGGCCTCGACGGCGGCGTTCCAGCCCGGGCCCACCATGGCCGTCTACTACGCCACCAAGGCGTACCTGCTCTCGTTCTCCGAGGCGCTCTCGGTGGAGCTGCGCGGCACGGGGGTGACGGTGACGGCGCTCTGCCCCGGGCCCACGCTCACGGGGTTCCAGGAGGTGGCCGACGTGGGCGCCTCGCGGCTCTTCCACACCCCGTTCGTGATGAGCGCGGCCGAGGTGGCGCGCGTGGGCTACCGGGCCATGCGGCGCGGGAAGCCGATGGTGGTGGCGGGGCCGATGAACAAGCTGCTGGCGCAGGGCACGCGCCTGGTGCCGCGCACGATGGCGGCGCGGCTGGCGAAGATGGCGCAGGCGCGCATGTAG
- a CDS encoding Spy/CpxP family protein refolding chaperone: protein MKKILGAAALGVVLCAPAARAQASHVGHGDHGAPAHVLHGSLMHRQELGLSADQAARLAAIQEELKAAHRAHCGQLRGVSADAGRRQAMHAEMRTAMHRAHEQATAALTAEQRARLDALHAAHHGAGARHAAMQHGDAHAEHAQHHASAHGGQAHSGHAQHAGHGEQCKGDDCCGGAGCCGDGTCDEAACKECCEVCCEGMEHRGGHEGHAAGHSHR from the coding sequence ATGAAGAAGATTCTCGGCGCGGCGGCGCTCGGCGTGGTCCTCTGCGCCCCGGCGGCGCGGGCTCAGGCGTCACACGTCGGCCACGGCGACCACGGCGCTCCGGCGCACGTGCTGCACGGCTCGCTCATGCACCGGCAGGAGCTCGGCCTCTCGGCGGACCAGGCCGCGCGCCTCGCGGCGATCCAGGAGGAGCTGAAGGCGGCGCACCGGGCGCACTGCGGGCAGCTCCGCGGCGTCTCGGCCGACGCCGGGCGGCGCCAGGCGATGCACGCGGAGATGCGGACCGCGATGCACCGCGCGCACGAGCAGGCCACCGCGGCGCTCACCGCGGAGCAGCGCGCCCGCCTCGACGCCCTGCACGCCGCCCACCACGGCGCCGGCGCCCGGCACGCGGCGATGCAGCACGGTGACGCCCACGCCGAGCACGCGCAGCACCACGCATCGGCGCACGGCGGCCAGGCGCACTCCGGTCACGCGCAGCACGCCGGGCACGGCGAGCAGTGCAAGGGCGACGACTGCTGCGGCGGCGCCGGCTGCTGCGGGGACGGCACCTGCGACGAGGCGGCGTGCAAGGAGTGCTGCGAGGTCTGCTGCGAGGGCATGGAGCATCGCGGCGGGCACGAGGGGCACGCGGCGGGGCACTCGCACCGCTGA
- a CDS encoding amphi-Trp domain-containing protein, producing the protein MAESADRDIVKTYSRAQFVAKLRRLADSIESARPFTIQVAGEKLRIPASARFNIEHERSGGEHELEFQLLWADGAE; encoded by the coding sequence ATGGCCGAATCCGCCGACCGCGACATCGTGAAGACGTACTCCCGCGCGCAGTTCGTGGCGAAGCTGCGGCGCCTGGCCGACTCCATCGAATCGGCCAGGCCGTTCACCATCCAGGTCGCCGGCGAGAAGCTCCGCATCCCGGCGAGCGCGCGGTTCAACATCGAGCACGAGCGCTCCGGCGGCGAGCACGAGCTCGAGTTCCAGCTGCTCTGGGCGGACGGCGCCGAGTAG
- a CDS encoding MlaD family protein translates to MTPSRTPRREVQVGIFVLAGLLAVLAALFILTDPGLFRGRYYVTTVVDDAGGIRKRDAVQLHGVNIGRIADLQLTDGGRVEMRLELEGQYPFPADSRVRIAEKGLLAEKVAEIVPGTSRRMAQSGDVLRSGGEAGGLGATAEGLGVKADTVLARAQLLLSHQTIGAVNTSAQELQAVLAELAALATEQRRELGSLSGSLRRSAAGIEGAATRPELARAIARTDSLTLRLDAATASLNSASTALANVVGRIDRGEGTLGKLSRDEQLYNNLNSAVTNLAQLTEDIRANPKKYLSVSVF, encoded by the coding sequence GTGACTCCGTCCCGGACCCCCCGCCGCGAGGTGCAGGTCGGGATCTTCGTGCTGGCCGGCCTCCTGGCGGTGCTGGCGGCGCTGTTCATCCTCACCGACCCGGGGCTCTTCCGGGGCCGCTACTACGTCACCACGGTGGTGGACGACGCGGGCGGCATCCGCAAGCGCGACGCGGTGCAGCTGCACGGCGTCAACATCGGCCGCATCGCCGACCTGCAGCTCACCGACGGCGGCCGGGTGGAGATGCGCCTGGAGCTGGAGGGGCAGTATCCCTTCCCCGCCGACTCGCGGGTGCGCATCGCCGAGAAGGGGCTCTTGGCCGAGAAGGTGGCCGAGATCGTCCCCGGCACCTCGCGGCGGATGGCCCAGAGCGGCGACGTGCTGCGCAGCGGCGGCGAGGCCGGCGGGCTGGGCGCCACGGCCGAGGGGCTGGGCGTGAAGGCCGACACGGTGCTGGCCCGCGCGCAACTCCTCCTTTCGCACCAGACGATCGGCGCGGTGAACACCAGCGCGCAGGAGCTGCAGGCGGTGCTGGCCGAGCTGGCCGCGCTGGCCACGGAGCAGCGCCGCGAGCTGGGGAGCCTCTCCGGCAGCCTGCGCCGCTCGGCCGCGGGGATCGAGGGGGCGGCCACCCGGCCCGAGCTGGCGCGCGCCATCGCCCGCACCGACAGCCTGACGCTGCGGCTGGACGCGGCCACCGCGTCGCTCAACAGCGCCAGCACGGCGCTGGCGAACGTGGTGGGCCGCATCGACCGCGGCGAGGGGACGCTGGGCAAGCTCTCGCGCGACGAGCAGCTCTACAACAACCTGAACTCCGCGGTGACCAACCTGGCCCAGCTCACCGAAGACATCCGCGCGAACCCCAAGAAGTACCTGAGCGTGAGCGTCTTCTAA
- a CDS encoding ATP-binding cassette domain-containing protein: MTVTPAVGDPMVEYRDLWKAFDHPVLAGVDLTVGRGETISVVGHSGTGKSVLLKTTIGLITPDRGDVIVNGESVFRGGRRALVRCRRLVGYVFQNAALFDSMTVFENVAQGLSDEEQREMGERQVLAQVAEALHHVNLDAGKVLGKLPSELSGGMRKRVGIARAIVGRPEILLYDEPVTGLDPVNGAVVHRLIAQLAGELGITSIIVTHDIEGALPISDRVALLDHGRIRFVGTPEEFRASDDTLVRAFLERDVPDSELLETA; this comes from the coding sequence ATGACGGTGACACCCGCGGTGGGCGACCCGATGGTCGAGTACCGCGATCTCTGGAAGGCGTTCGACCACCCGGTGCTGGCGGGGGTGGACCTCACCGTGGGGCGCGGCGAGACGATCTCCGTGGTGGGCCACTCGGGCACGGGGAAGAGCGTGCTGCTCAAGACCACGATCGGGCTCATCACGCCCGACCGCGGCGACGTGATCGTGAACGGCGAGTCCGTCTTCCGCGGCGGGCGCCGGGCGCTCGTCCGCTGCCGCCGGCTGGTGGGGTACGTGTTCCAGAACGCGGCGCTCTTCGACTCGATGACGGTGTTCGAGAACGTGGCGCAGGGGCTCTCCGACGAGGAGCAGCGCGAGATGGGCGAGCGCCAGGTGCTGGCCCAGGTGGCCGAGGCGCTGCATCACGTGAACCTTGACGCGGGCAAGGTGCTCGGGAAACTTCCCTCGGAGCTTTCCGGCGGCATGCGCAAGCGCGTGGGGATCGCGCGCGCCATCGTGGGCCGCCCCGAGATCCTGCTCTACGACGAGCCGGTCACGGGGCTGGACCCGGTGAACGGCGCGGTGGTGCACCGCCTGATCGCGCAGCTGGCCGGCGAGCTGGGGATCACCTCCATCATCGTGACCCACGACATCGAGGGCGCGCTGCCGATCTCGGACCGGGTGGCGCTCCTCGACCACGGGCGGATCCGCTTCGTCGGCACGCCCGAGGAGTTCCGCGCCAGCGACGACACGCTGGTCCGCGCCTTCCTGGAGCGCGACGTTCCCGACTCCGAGCTCCTGGAGACCGCATGA
- a CDS encoding ABC transporter permease, with product MSTRTGELPPLERPREAGPRREFFLSGPLAGLGRGWENFLAHTGGMATLVWRSLVYLFTGRIALRDVAAQMYWMGVGSIPIVLVTGILGGIVTSQQGGYQFTGGVPLYILGSVVASSIILELGPVMTAIVLIGRVGARITAELGTMVVSEQIDALHSLGRDPVRTLVAPRLIAGIIVVPTLVAMCNIAGIVAGMVSAQATVGLGIPAFKYGAGLFWHNWDMFYSLAKGTAFGFVIPLVASHMGLSTRGGAEGVGRSTTSAVVLMTLSVLVLDALFPPLLLN from the coding sequence ATGTCGACGCGCACGGGAGAATTGCCGCCGCTGGAGCGGCCGCGCGAGGCGGGGCCGCGGCGGGAGTTCTTCCTGAGCGGGCCGCTGGCGGGGCTGGGGCGGGGGTGGGAGAACTTCCTGGCCCACACCGGCGGGATGGCCACGCTGGTGTGGCGCAGCCTGGTGTACCTGTTCACCGGCCGCATCGCGCTGCGCGACGTGGCGGCGCAGATGTACTGGATGGGGGTGGGCTCCATCCCCATCGTGCTGGTGACGGGGATCCTGGGCGGGATCGTGACCTCGCAGCAGGGCGGCTACCAGTTCACCGGCGGGGTGCCGCTCTACATCCTGGGCAGCGTGGTGGCCTCCAGCATCATCCTGGAGCTGGGCCCGGTGATGACGGCCATCGTGCTGATCGGCCGGGTGGGCGCCCGCATCACGGCGGAGCTGGGGACCATGGTGGTCTCCGAGCAGATCGACGCGCTCCACTCGCTGGGGCGCGACCCCGTGCGCACGCTCGTCGCCCCGCGCCTGATCGCCGGGATCATCGTGGTGCCCACGCTGGTGGCCATGTGCAACATCGCCGGGATCGTGGCGGGGATGGTCTCGGCGCAGGCCACGGTGGGGCTGGGGATCCCGGCGTTCAAGTACGGCGCCGGGCTCTTCTGGCACAACTGGGACATGTTCTACTCGCTGGCCAAGGGCACGGCGTTCGGCTTCGTGATCCCCCTGGTGGCCAGCCACATGGGCCTCTCCACCCGCGGCGGCGCCGAGGGCGTGGGCAGGTCCACCACCAGCGCCGTGGTGCTGATGACGCTGTCGGTGCTGGTGCTGGACGCGCTCTTCCCGCCGCTGCTGCTGAACTGA
- a CDS encoding efflux RND transporter permease subunit, whose translation MFISDFAIRRPVVTVVSMLALVVFGLFALFNLDTDEYPEINPPFVFVAIPYPGASPDIVEREVIDPVEEAISGISGVDEMTSSSYDGFGNVLVQFVFEKDVQQATQDIRDAISQIRGDLPQEMEEPILSRWDPNDLPIVSLALSSPTLSSPELTRIADPGVTRELKGLQGVAEVVVRGKVERELTVEVRPDALQAAGVGIGQVVGALQQQNLAVPVGRLNGQLDERTIRLRGRMQSPAEFAQLVVAERGGRLIRLGEVATVKDGTEEPRSAALYNGSPAVGIDIIKSQGYSTTDVSERVIARVKELQETLPAGVRMDVVQDAGERVTRSVLSVEEALFLGAILTVLVVFLFLNSWRSTVITGLALPVSVLAAFVAVWAFGFTLNTMSLLGLSLAIGILIDDAIVVRENIVRHVEMGKDHYTASMEGTDEIGLAVAATTFSIVCVFVPIAFMGGLAEQWFAPFALTIACSVLVSLFVSFSLDPMLSAYWADPHKEEHQKAWITRKLDRFNAWFARRAEDYKKVIAWALDHRASMFVIAVGAFFGAVAIPATGLTGFGVVMAIALGLAFLLAVTDRKALTALLLVVGVPLMMMAGFMVPPFKKLGFEFFPKDDRSELYITVQTPAGSNLEYTRLKAEEVARLARARPEVEYTYTTVGAGGTGSGTVDNALVYARLTPKNTREQDQYTIGEELRRQAGRIAGATVSLTTNAFNNQKQIQIEVRGPDVRVLNQLAEQVLAAVKQVPGAADVDLSTKGQKPEVEVVLRRGLAGSLGVTAAQVAQSVRPAFAGIDAGDWVDPSGETRDVTVRLAPEARTRTADLEGLPIVLQGPQGPVTLPLGQVAEVRRNFGPAQIDHLDRDRVINVQANTSGAPLSDVLAGIGARLENIRVPDGYRITQGGESEDTAEVFGRIFFALGVAVMLMYLILVVQFHSFLDPLAIMLSLPLSLIGVVLGLWLTGNTLNIMSMIGIILLMGIVAKNAILLIDFAKWAHEAGTPLREALIEAGAIRLRPILMTTFALIAGMIPVALGRGEGSQFRAPMGVAVIGGVITSTLLTLLVIPTVYEILSDFREWGMGLFRRRRRPAAEPTSHGEPRRVPAAAMEPALESGD comes from the coding sequence ATGTTCATTTCCGACTTCGCCATCAGGCGGCCGGTCGTCACCGTCGTCTCGATGCTGGCGCTGGTCGTCTTCGGGCTCTTCGCGCTGTTCAACCTGGACACCGACGAGTACCCCGAGATCAACCCGCCCTTCGTGTTCGTGGCGATTCCGTATCCCGGGGCCAGCCCCGACATCGTCGAGCGCGAGGTGATCGATCCCGTAGAGGAGGCGATCTCCGGGATCAGCGGCGTCGACGAGATGACCTCGTCGAGCTACGACGGCTTCGGCAACGTCCTGGTGCAGTTCGTCTTCGAGAAGGACGTGCAGCAGGCCACCCAGGACATCCGCGACGCCATCTCGCAGATCCGCGGCGACCTGCCGCAGGAGATGGAGGAGCCGATCCTGTCGCGCTGGGACCCCAACGACCTGCCGATCGTCTCGCTCGCCCTGTCGTCGCCCACGCTCAGCTCGCCGGAGCTGACGCGCATCGCCGACCCCGGCGTCACCCGCGAGCTCAAGGGGCTCCAGGGCGTGGCCGAGGTGGTGGTGCGCGGCAAGGTGGAGCGCGAGCTCACCGTCGAGGTGCGCCCCGACGCGCTGCAGGCGGCGGGGGTGGGGATCGGGCAGGTGGTGGGGGCGCTGCAGCAGCAGAACCTGGCGGTCCCCGTGGGGCGGCTGAACGGCCAGCTCGACGAGCGCACCATTCGCCTGCGCGGCCGCATGCAGTCCCCCGCCGAGTTCGCGCAGCTGGTGGTGGCCGAGCGGGGCGGGCGGCTCATCCGGCTCGGGGAAGTGGCAACGGTGAAGGACGGGACCGAGGAGCCCCGCTCGGCCGCGCTCTACAACGGCAGCCCGGCGGTGGGGATCGACATCATCAAGAGCCAGGGCTACAGCACCACCGACGTCAGCGAGCGCGTGATCGCGCGGGTGAAGGAGCTCCAGGAGACGCTCCCCGCGGGCGTGCGCATGGACGTGGTGCAGGACGCTGGCGAGCGGGTGACCCGCTCGGTGCTGAGCGTGGAGGAGGCGCTCTTCCTGGGCGCCATCCTCACCGTGCTGGTGGTGTTCCTCTTCCTGAACTCGTGGAGAAGCACGGTGATCACCGGCCTGGCGCTGCCGGTCTCCGTGCTGGCCGCCTTCGTGGCGGTGTGGGCGTTCGGCTTCACGCTCAACACCATGAGCCTGCTCGGCCTCTCGCTCGCCATCGGCATCCTGATCGACGACGCCATCGTGGTGCGCGAGAACATCGTGCGGCACGTGGAGATGGGGAAGGACCACTACACGGCGTCGATGGAGGGGACCGACGAGATCGGCCTGGCGGTGGCGGCCACCACCTTCTCCATCGTCTGCGTCTTCGTCCCCATCGCCTTCATGGGCGGCCTCGCCGAGCAGTGGTTCGCGCCGTTCGCGCTCACCATCGCCTGCTCGGTGCTGGTCTCCCTCTTCGTCTCCTTCTCGCTGGACCCGATGCTGTCGGCGTACTGGGCCGACCCGCACAAGGAGGAGCACCAGAAGGCGTGGATCACGAGGAAGCTGGACCGCTTCAACGCCTGGTTCGCGCGGCGGGCCGAGGACTACAAGAAGGTGATCGCCTGGGCGCTCGACCACCGGGCGTCGATGTTCGTGATCGCCGTCGGCGCGTTCTTCGGGGCCGTCGCCATCCCCGCCACCGGGCTCACCGGCTTCGGGGTGGTGATGGCGATCGCGCTGGGGCTGGCGTTCCTGCTGGCGGTGACGGACCGCAAGGCGCTGACGGCGCTCCTGCTGGTGGTCGGCGTGCCGCTGATGATGATGGCGGGCTTCATGGTGCCGCCGTTCAAGAAGCTGGGCTTCGAGTTCTTCCCCAAGGACGACCGCTCGGAGCTGTACATCACCGTGCAGACGCCGGCGGGGTCGAACCTGGAGTACACCCGGCTGAAGGCCGAGGAGGTGGCCCGGCTGGCCAGGGCCCGCCCCGAGGTGGAGTACACCTACACCACGGTGGGCGCCGGGGGCACGGGGAGCGGCACGGTGGACAACGCCCTGGTCTACGCGCGGCTCACGCCCAAGAACACGCGCGAGCAGGACCAGTACACCATCGGCGAGGAGCTGCGCCGGCAGGCCGGGCGCATCGCCGGGGCCACGGTGAGCCTCACCACCAACGCGTTCAACAACCAGAAGCAGATCCAGATCGAGGTGCGCGGCCCCGACGTGCGCGTGCTCAACCAGCTGGCCGAGCAGGTGCTGGCGGCGGTGAAGCAGGTTCCCGGCGCGGCCGACGTGGACCTCTCCACCAAGGGGCAGAAGCCCGAGGTGGAGGTGGTGCTCCGGCGCGGCCTGGCCGGGAGCCTGGGGGTGACCGCCGCGCAGGTGGCGCAGTCCGTCCGTCCGGCGTTCGCGGGGATCGACGCGGGCGACTGGGTGGACCCCTCGGGCGAGACGCGCGACGTCACCGTGCGGCTGGCCCCCGAGGCGCGCACCCGCACCGCCGACCTGGAGGGGCTGCCGATCGTGCTGCAGGGGCCGCAGGGGCCGGTCACCCTCCCGCTGGGGCAGGTGGCCGAGGTGCGGCGCAACTTCGGCCCGGCGCAGATCGACCACCTGGACCGCGACCGGGTGATCAACGTGCAGGCCAACACCTCGGGGGCGCCGCTCTCCGACGTGCTGGCGGGGATCGGCGCGCGGCTGGAGAACATCCGCGTCCCCGACGGCTACCGCATCACCCAGGGCGGCGAGAGCGAGGACACCGCCGAGGTGTTCGGGCGCATCTTCTTCGCGCTGGGGGTGGCGGTGATGCTGATGTATCTGATCCTGGTGGTCCAGTTCCACTCCTTCCTGGACCCGCTGGCGATCATGCTGTCGCTGCCGTTGTCGCTGATCGGCGTGGTGCTGGGGCTGTGGCTCACGGGGAACACGCTGAACATCATGAGCATGATCGGGATCATCCTGCTCATGGGGATCGTGGCGAAGAACGCCATCCTGCTGATCGACTTCGCCAAGTGGGCGCACGAGGCGGGCACGCCGCTGCGCGAGGCGCTGATCGAGGCGGGCGCCATCCGGCTCAGGCCGATCCTGATGACCACCTTCGCGCTGATCGCGGGGATGATCCCCGTGGCGCTCGGGCGCGGCGAGGGGTCGCAGTTCCGCGCCCCGATGGGGGTGGCGGTGATCGGCGGGGTGATCACCAGCACGCTGCTGACCCTGCTGGTGATCCCCACGGTGTACGAGATCCTCTCCGACTTCCGCGAGTGGGGGATGGGCCTCTTCCGCCGCCGCAGGCGCCCGGCGGCCGAGCCCACCTCGCACGGCGAGCCCCGCCGGGTCCCGGCCGCGGCGATGGAGCCGGCGCTGGAGTCGGGGGACTGA
- a CDS encoding efflux RND transporter periplasmic adaptor subunit, giving the protein MSDTKTIPVRGAAAFVLAAALALAGCGKEGDAAEAKAPEAVVVGPENVLVVQVEELRTGPALSGTLRAEREAQVRAEVGGTVLEVYADKGQAVRAGQPLARIEAAALRDAVLSAQSAVRTAEQSVTVAQRNAERTESLARAGAVAERDLETARWNVTNARGQLADARARLASARQQLGNTSVRAPLGGVVGERPVSAGDVVAPGAALFTIVDPGSMRLEASVPAAQLGAVKPGAAVRFTVSGYPGRAFTGTVERINPSADPSTGQVPVYVQVPNQEGTLVSGLFAEGRVEAEARQAILVPANAVDERGVQPSVLRLKGGRAERVPVQLGSRDPESERVEVLGGITAGDTLLVGAALGTTPGTPVRVGAAAPAAASAGQR; this is encoded by the coding sequence ATGAGCGATACGAAGACGATTCCGGTGCGCGGCGCGGCCGCGTTCGTACTGGCCGCCGCCCTGGCCCTGGCCGGGTGCGGCAAGGAGGGCGACGCCGCCGAGGCGAAGGCCCCCGAGGCGGTGGTGGTGGGGCCCGAGAACGTCCTGGTGGTGCAGGTCGAGGAGCTGCGCACCGGCCCCGCGCTCTCGGGGACGCTGCGCGCCGAGCGCGAGGCCCAGGTGCGCGCCGAGGTGGGCGGCACCGTGCTGGAGGTGTACGCCGACAAGGGGCAGGCCGTGCGCGCCGGGCAGCCGCTGGCCCGCATCGAGGCGGCGGCGCTGCGCGACGCGGTGCTCTCCGCCCAGTCGGCCGTGCGCACCGCCGAGCAGTCGGTGACGGTGGCGCAGAGGAACGCCGAGCGCACCGAGAGCCTGGCCCGCGCCGGCGCCGTGGCCGAGCGCGACCTGGAGACCGCGCGCTGGAACGTGACCAACGCCCGCGGCCAGCTGGCCGACGCGCGGGCCCGCCTGGCCAGCGCCCGCCAGCAGCTGGGCAACACCAGCGTGCGCGCCCCGCTCGGCGGCGTGGTGGGAGAGCGCCCGGTGAGCGCGGGCGACGTGGTGGCGCCGGGCGCCGCCCTCTTCACCATCGTCGACCCCGGGAGCATGCGGCTGGAGGCCAGCGTCCCCGCCGCCCAGCTGGGGGCGGTGAAGCCCGGCGCGGCCGTGCGCTTCACCGTGAGCGGCTACCCCGGGCGCGCCTTCACCGGCACCGTCGAGCGCATCAACCCCTCGGCCGACCCGTCCACGGGGCAGGTGCCGGTCTACGTGCAGGTCCCCAACCAGGAGGGGACGCTGGTCTCCGGCCTCTTCGCCGAGGGGCGCGTGGAGGCCGAGGCCCGCCAGGCGATCCTGGTCCCCGCCAACGCGGTGGACGAGCGGGGGGTGCAGCCCTCCGTGCTGCGGCTCAAGGGCGGCCGGGCCGAGCGGGTGCCGGTGCAGCTGGGCTCCCGCGACCCGGAGAGCGAGCGGGTGGAGGTGCTGGGGGGGATCACGGCCGGCGACACGCTCCTGGTGGGCGCGGCGCTGGGGACCACGCCGGGGACGCCGGTCCGCGTGGGCGCCGCGGCGCCCGCGGCCGCGTCCGCCGGGCAGCGCTGA